AAAAAAAGAGCTGACTGGTTTGATCGTTCATGCCGGAAATGCAAAAGCTGAGTTGGCAGCTTTAATGAGAATGAACGGGGTTAGTACCCTTGGGTTTGATCAAACAATTCGGGTACAAACTGAAAACGCAGCTATTGCCCGTCGAATTTATACACTCTTAAAAGAAACTTACGTTGAAGTTGAAGTGGAAGTCAGCGTAACAGATAATAATCATTTATCACAGCACAAATCTTATGGGGTATTACTAAAAACTAAGATTGATGAGGTACTGGATGATTTAGGTATTGATCCATTTGGCTTACATCCAGAGGTACCACCGCGTATGCTAAATCAAGTTGACAAACGGCGTTCTTTTTTACGCGGCGCTTTTTTGGCTGCTGGATCAGTTAATTCACCAGAACGAGCTAACTATCATCTGGAAATTTATACGACTCACGAAGAACTGGCTGAGCAATTGATGATAATGATGCAAGAATTTGATTTGCCATCAAAAATTTCTGAGCGAGGTAATGGTTTTATTGTCTATTTAAAACGCGCAGAAAAAATTGTGGATTTTTTGCAGACAATTGGTGCGACTCAATCTATGCTCAAGTTTGAGGATATTCGTATGATGCGTGATATGCGTAATTCGGTCAATCGCCTGGTCAATGCTGAAACAGCAAACATGCAAAAAACAGCAATCGCAGCTAATAAACAAGTTAGTCAGATTAATTTAATTATTGATACGTTAGGTAGTCTAGACATATTACCAAAAAAACTGGGTGACATCGCGAAGGCAAGATTAGAATATCCTGATGAAACGTTGGCAGAATTAGGTGAAGTACTAGATATTAGTAAATCAGGTGCTAATCATCGCATGCGTAAATTAACACAACTGGCAACAATGATTGAGGAAGGTATAGACTATGATTTAACAAAGTTGTAAAACTTTTTAGCACTCTCGTCTCTAATGTGCTAAAATATATATAAGTTAATTATTTAATTAACCACTCTAAGATATGAGGTAAAATATATGTGGCCAGGAGTTATTGAACAAACTGCCAACGGACGTGAAAATTATGATTTACCATCACGTTTGTTAAAAGATCGTATTATTTTGGTACAGGGCGAAATTGAAGATAGTATGGCAACATCAATCGTTGCGCAACTGTTATTCTTAGAAGCTCAAGATCCAACAAAAGAAATTTCTATGTATATCAATTCGCCCGGAGGATCAGTGACAGCTGGATTATCAATCACTGATACAATGAATTTCATTAAGGCGCCAGTGACAACTATTGTAATGGGCCTAGCGGCATCAATGGGAACAATCATTGCTGCATCCGGTGAAAAAGGGCATCGTTTTATGTTACCAAACGCTGAGTACCTCATCCACCAACCAATGGGCGGTGCTGCCGGTGGAACACAGCAAACTGACATGGCAATCATTGCAGAACAGTTGACGAAGACACGTGCCAAGTTGAACAAAATTTTAGCTGATGCTTCAGGTAAGGATTTGAAGACAATTGGTCGCGACACTGAACGTGATAATTGGATGAGTGCTGAGGAAACATTGGAATATGGTTTCATTGATGGTATTTTAAC
The Leuconostoc suionicum genome window above contains:
- the whiA gene encoding DNA-binding protein WhiA; this translates as MSYAADVKKELTGLIVHAGNAKAELAALMRMNGVSTLGFDQTIRVQTENAAIARRIYTLLKETYVEVEVEVSVTDNNHLSQHKSYGVLLKTKIDEVLDDLGIDPFGLHPEVPPRMLNQVDKRRSFLRGAFLAAGSVNSPERANYHLEIYTTHEELAEQLMIMMQEFDLPSKISERGNGFIVYLKRAEKIVDFLQTIGATQSMLKFEDIRMMRDMRNSVNRLVNAETANMQKTAIAANKQVSQINLIIDTLGSLDILPKKLGDIAKARLEYPDETLAELGEVLDISKSGANHRMRKLTQLATMIEEGIDYDLTKL
- a CDS encoding ATP-dependent Clp protease proteolytic subunit, which produces MWPGVIEQTANGRENYDLPSRLLKDRIILVQGEIEDSMATSIVAQLLFLEAQDPTKEISMYINSPGGSVTAGLSITDTMNFIKAPVTTIVMGLAASMGTIIAASGEKGHRFMLPNAEYLIHQPMGGAAGGTQQTDMAIIAEQLTKTRAKLNKILADASGKDLKTIGRDTERDNWMSAEETLEYGFIDGILTKSGEKPATK